One part of the Streptomyces lydicus genome encodes these proteins:
- a CDS encoding S28 family serine protease codes for MRKATRWLLSLAVLIGTAGAGSIPAGAATAAEPKTEDIKDRILAIPGMSLIEEKPVDGYRYFVLNYTQPVDHRHPAEGTFQQRLTVLHKSVDRPTVFFTSGYNVSTTPSRSEPTKIIDGNQVSLEYRYFTPSRPTPTDWKKLDIRQAATDQHRIFQALHRIYGKNWIATGGSKGGMTATYYRRFFPHDMNGTVAYVAPNDVRNDEDSAYDRFFRTVGTAQCRADLAAIEREALLRRKEMVGRFQDWADKEKQTFTKVGNADRAYEVMVTDLVFGFWQYQPAETACAEVPKPIVSTDGLWQWMDKVGGFDSYTDQGMEPYTPYYYQAGTQLGEPGYGYPNLAGLLKYPGINNSRSFVPKDIPMRFDKRAMPDVDRWVRHHANRMMFVNGQYDPWSSEHFELGRGARDSYVFTVPGGNHGSNIAKLKDADRTKATAELLDWAGVPAPEGVEATPLAPYDKKLDRQEVRRMPMLRP; via the coding sequence ATAGGCACGGCGGGCGCCGGCAGCATACCGGCGGGAGCGGCCACCGCCGCCGAGCCGAAGACCGAGGACATCAAGGACCGCATCCTGGCGATCCCGGGCATGAGCCTCATCGAGGAGAAGCCGGTCGACGGCTACCGGTACTTCGTCCTGAACTACACCCAGCCGGTTGACCACCGGCACCCCGCCGAGGGGACCTTCCAGCAGCGGCTGACCGTGCTGCACAAGTCGGTGGACCGCCCGACGGTGTTCTTCACCTCGGGTTACAACGTCAGCACCACGCCGTCCCGCAGTGAACCCACGAAGATCATCGACGGCAATCAAGTCTCGCTGGAATACCGTTACTTCACCCCGTCGCGGCCCACGCCCACCGACTGGAAGAAGCTCGACATCCGGCAGGCCGCCACCGACCAGCACCGCATATTCCAGGCCCTGCACCGCATCTACGGCAAGAACTGGATAGCCACCGGCGGCAGCAAGGGCGGCATGACCGCCACCTACTACCGCCGCTTCTTCCCGCACGACATGAACGGCACCGTCGCCTACGTCGCGCCGAACGACGTGCGCAACGACGAGGACTCCGCCTACGACCGGTTCTTCAGGACCGTCGGTACCGCGCAGTGCCGCGCCGACCTCGCCGCGATCGAACGCGAGGCCCTGCTGCGCCGCAAGGAGATGGTGGGGCGCTTCCAGGACTGGGCCGACAAGGAGAAGCAGACCTTCACCAAGGTCGGCAACGCCGACCGGGCCTACGAGGTGATGGTCACCGACCTGGTCTTCGGCTTCTGGCAGTACCAGCCGGCCGAGACCGCCTGCGCCGAGGTTCCCAAGCCGATCGTCTCCACCGACGGGCTGTGGCAGTGGATGGACAAGGTCGGCGGCTTCGACAGCTACACCGACCAGGGCATGGAGCCGTACACGCCGTACTACTACCAGGCGGGCACCCAGCTCGGGGAGCCCGGCTACGGCTACCCGAACCTGGCCGGCCTGCTCAAGTACCCCGGCATCAACAACTCCCGCAGCTTCGTCCCCAAGGACATCCCGATGCGCTTCGACAAGCGCGCGATGCCCGACGTCGACCGCTGGGTGCGGCACCACGCCAACCGGATGATGTTCGTCAACGGCCAGTACGACCCGTGGAGTTCGGAGCACTTCGAACTCGGCAGGGGCGCCCGGGACTCCTACGTCTTCACCGTCCCCGGCGGCAACCACGGCTCGAACATCGCCAAGCTGAAGGACGCCGACCGCACCAAGGCCACCGCCGAGCTGCTCGACTGGGCGGGCGTCCCGGCCCCCGAGGGCGTCGAGGCCACCCCGCTGGCCCCGTACGACAAGAAGCTGGACCGGCAGGAGGTCCGCCGGATGCCGATGCTGCGCCCGTGA
- a CDS encoding glycoside hydrolase family 3 protein: MHSRRTVLTSAAAAAAVVAAGAGPATAAARTAAPALALAHQPLPDAATRTRLRRLIARMTPEEKVGQLFVMRVYGHSATDPDPADVAANRKEIGVANAAELIAKYHVGGIIYFGWAHNTREPHQIAELSNGIQKAAAALRVPVPVLISTDQEHGIVARVGAPATLFPGAMALGAGGSRDDARTAGRIAGQELYAMGIRQDYAPDADVNVNPANPVIGVRSFGADPQAVARMVGAQVKGYQEGGVAACAKHFPGHGDTDTDSHVGLPYIRHSAEEWERLDAPPFKAAIAAGIDSIMTAHIVVPAFDASEDPATLSRPILTGILRERLGYDGVVVTDSLGMEGVRAKYGDARVPVLALKAGVDQLLNPPDLSVAHGAVLKALKDGELTERDLDAKLLRILLLKERRGLFKDPYTSRAAVDRVVGTRGHLTTADRIADRTTTLLRNDGGVLPLSRRRERRVLVVGVDAAAPSGTGGPPTTVLAKALTDLGFTATALSTGPTPSRQRIDEAVAALGERDAVVVATYNVTAQSAQRTLVGALLGTGKPVVQLAVRNPYDIAQLDGVKAALASYSWTDVELRAAARVIAGRREPVGRLPVAIMRADAPEQALYRIGHGLSY; the protein is encoded by the coding sequence ATGCACTCCAGACGTACCGTTCTGACCAGTGCGGCCGCCGCGGCCGCCGTCGTTGCCGCGGGTGCCGGCCCGGCAACGGCGGCGGCGCGGACCGCGGCCCCCGCCCTCGCCCTCGCCCACCAGCCCCTCCCCGATGCCGCCACCCGGACGCGGCTGCGCCGCCTGATCGCCCGTATGACCCCGGAGGAGAAGGTCGGCCAGCTGTTCGTGATGCGGGTCTACGGGCACTCCGCCACCGACCCGGACCCGGCCGACGTCGCGGCGAACCGGAAGGAGATCGGGGTCGCCAACGCTGCGGAGCTGATCGCCAAGTACCACGTGGGCGGCATCATCTACTTCGGGTGGGCGCACAACACCCGCGAGCCGCACCAGATCGCCGAACTCTCCAACGGCATCCAGAAGGCCGCCGCCGCCCTGCGCGTGCCGGTCCCGGTGCTGATCTCCACCGACCAGGAGCACGGCATAGTGGCCCGGGTGGGCGCGCCGGCGACGCTCTTCCCCGGGGCGATGGCGCTCGGCGCGGGCGGCTCCCGCGACGACGCGCGGACGGCGGGCCGGATCGCGGGGCAGGAGCTGTACGCGATGGGCATCCGGCAGGACTACGCGCCGGACGCCGACGTCAACGTCAATCCCGCCAACCCGGTCATCGGGGTCCGCTCCTTCGGGGCCGACCCGCAGGCGGTGGCCCGTATGGTCGGCGCTCAGGTGAAGGGCTATCAGGAAGGCGGGGTGGCGGCCTGCGCCAAGCACTTCCCCGGGCACGGTGACACCGACACCGACAGCCACGTCGGGCTGCCGTACATCCGGCACAGCGCCGAGGAGTGGGAGCGGCTGGACGCACCGCCGTTCAAGGCGGCGATCGCCGCCGGCATCGATTCGATCATGACGGCGCACATCGTCGTGCCCGCCTTCGACGCGAGCGAGGACCCGGCGACGCTCTCCCGGCCCATCCTCACCGGCATCCTGCGCGAGCGGCTGGGCTACGACGGGGTGGTGGTGACCGACTCGCTGGGGATGGAGGGCGTACGGGCGAAGTACGGCGACGCCCGGGTGCCGGTGCTGGCGCTCAAGGCGGGAGTCGACCAGCTGCTGAACCCACCGGACCTGTCGGTGGCGCACGGCGCGGTGCTCAAGGCCCTGAAGGACGGCGAGCTGACCGAACGGGACCTCGACGCGAAGCTGCTGCGGATCCTGCTGCTGAAGGAGCGGCGAGGGCTGTTCAAGGATCCGTACACCAGCCGGGCGGCGGTGGACCGGGTGGTCGGCACCCGGGGGCACCTCACCACCGCGGACCGGATCGCGGACCGTACGACGACGCTGCTGCGCAACGACGGTGGCGTGCTGCCGCTGTCGCGGCGGCGGGAGCGCAGGGTGCTGGTGGTGGGGGTGGACGCGGCCGCGCCCTCGGGGACCGGGGGGCCGCCGACCACGGTGCTGGCGAAGGCGCTCACCGATCTGGGCTTCACCGCCACCGCGCTGTCGACGGGCCCGACGCCGTCCCGGCAGCGGATCGACGAGGCGGTGGCGGCGCTCGGCGAACGGGACGCGGTGGTGGTGGCCACGTACAACGTGACCGCGCAGTCGGCGCAGCGGACGCTGGTCGGCGCGCTGCTGGGGACCGGCAAGCCGGTGGTGCAGCTCGCGGTCCGCAACCCGTACGACATCGCCCAGCTGGACGGGGTCAAGGCGGCCCTGGCGAGCTATTCGTGGACGGATGTGGAGCTGCGGGCGGCGGCCCGGGTGATCGCCGGGCGGCGGGAGCCGGTGGGCCGGCTGCCGGTCGCGATAATGCGTGCCGACGCCCCGGAGCAGGCCCTCTACCGGATCGGGCACGGCCTGTCGTACTGA
- a CDS encoding sugar phosphate isomerase/epimerase family protein: MRFAFSTLGVPGMPVAEVLALAAETGYQGVELRAHPEEPVHPLIGARERAAVRAQCAATGIEILAVAGYARVAAARDTAGEKELAQELDELVLLAADLGAPYVRVFPGGGDRPAAEADADAARRLAAVAPLAAERGVRVLLETHDSHRTGAAAARVLGPVGHRNVGALWDVLHSWLGGEEPVDTHAALAPHLGYVQVKDVASAEDTTPLPLGAGALPLADVLATLGEDPGEPRGPVPTPESIYDQGAGGWLCWEYEKRWYPDAPDLPALLAPARAHLQQLLAAGTPNRHRTGA, translated from the coding sequence ATGCGCTTCGCGTTCTCGACCCTCGGGGTGCCCGGGATGCCGGTGGCCGAGGTGCTGGCGCTGGCCGCGGAGACCGGCTACCAGGGCGTGGAGCTACGGGCCCATCCCGAGGAACCGGTGCATCCGCTGATCGGGGCGCGGGAACGGGCCGCGGTGCGCGCGCAGTGCGCGGCCACCGGTATCGAGATCCTCGCCGTGGCCGGGTACGCCCGGGTCGCCGCGGCCCGGGACACCGCGGGCGAGAAGGAACTCGCCCAGGAGCTGGACGAGCTGGTGCTGCTCGCCGCGGACCTGGGGGCGCCGTATGTCCGGGTCTTCCCCGGGGGAGGCGACCGCCCGGCGGCCGAGGCGGACGCCGATGCCGCGCGGCGGCTCGCCGCGGTGGCGCCGCTCGCGGCGGAGCGGGGTGTACGGGTGCTGCTGGAGACCCATGACTCGCACCGCACCGGCGCGGCCGCGGCCCGGGTCCTGGGTCCCGTGGGGCACCGGAACGTGGGCGCGCTCTGGGACGTGCTGCACAGCTGGCTCGGCGGTGAGGAGCCGGTCGACACCCATGCCGCGCTCGCCCCGCACCTGGGCTACGTCCAGGTCAAGGACGTCGCCTCCGCCGAGGACACCACCCCCCTGCCCCTCGGCGCCGGTGCGCTGCCGCTGGCCGACGTCCTGGCCACGCTCGGCGAGGACCCCGGAGAGCCGCGGGGCCCCGTGCCGACCCCCGAGAGCATCTACGACCAGGGCGCGGGCGGCTGGCTGTGCTGGGAGTACGAGAAGCGCTGGTACCCCGACGCCCCGGACCTCCCCGCCCTCCTGGCGCCGGCCCGCGCACACCTCCAGCAGCTCCTCGCCGCCGGGACGCCGAACCGGCACCGCACCGGCGCCTGA
- a CDS encoding bifunctional helix-turn-helix transcriptional regulator/GNAT family N-acetyltransferase → MTTETAPGAPSTTTSGTTSGTASGGGSATAPGTASGGQPTPASAGSSDSAADVRELRRFNRFYTNLIGALDYGRHLYTPFTLTEARVLYELAHHERVDAADLRSSLSLDAGYLSRLLGKFEHRELISRGRSEEDPRRQRITLTEGGREAAGLLEERSQESAGTLLQDLPPADRARLVASMRTIRAVLGEEPADTGARDSPAPSVTLRTSRPGDLGWMVERNAALYAAEYGFDLSYEALVARIVAEYAEDFDPRRDRTWIAELGGTGAPSDAEPAGATGATAERVGAVMCVRDGRPGVARLRLLLVEPGARGHGVGRQLVDACVDFAREAGYREMVLWTNSVLGAARGIYQRAGFELVGESPHHSFGQDLVGQDWRLSL, encoded by the coding sequence ATGACGACCGAAACGGCGCCCGGCGCGCCCTCCACCACGACATCCGGCACCACATCCGGCACTGCGTCCGGCGGCGGGTCCGCGACAGCGCCCGGGACGGCCTCCGGCGGGCAGCCGACGCCCGCGTCCGCCGGCTCCTCGGACAGCGCCGCGGACGTCCGCGAGCTGCGCAGGTTCAACCGCTTCTACACGAACCTCATCGGCGCGCTCGACTACGGCCGGCACCTCTACACGCCCTTCACCCTCACCGAGGCCCGGGTGCTCTACGAACTCGCCCACCACGAGCGGGTGGACGCCGCGGACCTGCGCAGCTCGCTGTCGCTGGACGCCGGTTACCTCAGCCGGCTGCTCGGCAAGTTCGAGCACCGCGAGCTGATCAGCCGGGGCCGGTCCGAGGAGGACCCGCGCCGGCAGCGCATCACGCTGACCGAGGGCGGCCGGGAGGCGGCCGGCCTGCTGGAGGAGCGCTCGCAGGAATCCGCGGGGACGCTGCTCCAGGACCTTCCGCCGGCGGACCGGGCCCGCCTGGTGGCGTCGATGCGGACGATCCGCGCCGTACTCGGCGAGGAGCCGGCGGACACCGGGGCCCGGGACTCCCCCGCACCGTCGGTCACGCTGCGCACCAGCCGCCCCGGGGACCTCGGCTGGATGGTCGAGCGGAACGCCGCGCTCTACGCCGCCGAGTACGGCTTCGATCTGAGCTACGAGGCGCTGGTGGCCCGGATCGTCGCGGAGTACGCCGAGGACTTCGACCCGCGCCGGGACCGGACCTGGATAGCGGAACTGGGCGGCACGGGAGCACCTTCCGACGCGGAGCCCGCCGGGGCCACCGGGGCCACCGCGGAGCGGGTCGGCGCGGTGATGTGCGTACGGGACGGCAGGCCGGGGGTCGCCCGGCTGCGGCTGCTGCTGGTCGAACCCGGCGCCCGCGGGCACGGCGTGGGGCGTCAACTCGTCGACGCCTGCGTGGACTTCGCCCGGGAGGCCGGCTACCGGGAGATGGTGCTGTGGACCAACTCCGTACTCGGCGCGGCGCGCGGCATCTATCAGCGGGCCGGGTTCGAGCTGGTCGGCGAGTCGCCGCACCACAGCTTCGGCCAGGACCTGGTGGGCCAGGACTGGCGCCTGTCCCTGTGA
- a CDS encoding LacI family DNA-binding transcriptional regulator, with protein MTVTLADVAARARVSAATVSRVLSGNYPVAERTRSRVLRAVEELEYVVNGPASALAAARSDLVGILVNDLADPFFGIIAGAVQEELSGAAGPGGEQLAVVCSTGGSPERELRYLTLLQRQRAAAVVLTGSASEDPEHARALTAKLARLSGAGTRVVLCGRPAQPASPAAEPPATLTTLAFDNRGGAQRLTAHLVALGHRRIGCAAGPAGRTTTGERLAGHRAALAAGGIADAPHRTVHGAYDRASGYDAAVELLRRDAGLTAIVAANDAVALGACAALRDRGLRVPEDLSVAGFDDLPFSADATPALTTVRLPLREAGARAGRLVTGREEPPPGGLATLRAELLVRGSTSVAYP; from the coding sequence ATGACGGTCACGCTGGCGGATGTGGCGGCGCGCGCCCGGGTGTCGGCGGCGACCGTCTCGCGGGTGCTCAGCGGCAACTACCCGGTCGCCGAACGCACCCGCAGCCGGGTCCTGCGGGCCGTCGAGGAGCTGGAGTACGTCGTCAACGGGCCGGCGAGCGCGCTCGCCGCGGCCCGCTCCGACCTGGTCGGCATCCTCGTCAACGACCTCGCGGACCCGTTCTTCGGGATCATCGCGGGCGCCGTCCAGGAGGAGCTGAGCGGTGCGGCCGGGCCCGGTGGCGAGCAGCTGGCCGTGGTGTGCAGTACGGGCGGCTCGCCGGAGCGCGAGCTGCGCTACCTCACCTTGCTGCAACGGCAGCGGGCGGCGGCGGTGGTGCTGACCGGCAGCGCCTCGGAGGACCCGGAGCACGCCCGGGCGCTGACCGCCAAGCTGGCGCGGTTGTCCGGTGCGGGCACCCGGGTGGTGCTCTGCGGGCGGCCCGCGCAGCCGGCGTCGCCCGCCGCGGAGCCGCCTGCCACGCTCACCACCCTGGCGTTCGACAACCGGGGCGGCGCGCAGCGGCTGACCGCCCACCTCGTGGCGCTCGGCCACCGGCGGATCGGCTGTGCCGCGGGCCCGGCGGGCCGTACCACCACCGGGGAGCGGCTGGCCGGTCATCGGGCCGCGCTCGCCGCCGGGGGGATCGCGGACGCCCCGCACCGCACCGTGCACGGTGCCTACGACCGTGCCTCCGGTTACGACGCGGCCGTCGAACTCCTGCGCAGGGACGCCGGTCTGACGGCGATCGTGGCGGCCAACGACGCCGTCGCGCTGGGGGCGTGTGCCGCGCTGCGCGACCGCGGGCTGCGCGTGCCCGAGGACCTGTCCGTCGCCGGCTTCGACGATCTGCCGTTCAGCGCGGACGCGACGCCGGCGCTGACGACCGTGCGGCTGCCGCTGAGGGAGGCCGGGGCGCGGGCCGGCCGGCTGGTGACGGGCCGGGAGGAGCCGCCGCCGGGCGGGCTGGCGACGCTGCGGGCGGAATTGCTGGTGCGCGGATCGACCTCGGTGGCGTACCCTTGA
- a CDS encoding Gfo/Idh/MocA family protein: MTRTTVRIAMNGVTGRMGHRQHLVRSLLALREQGGLHLADGTVVWPEPVLVGRSPHKLRALAERHGLRDWTCDLDSVLADGTVDLYFDAQVTAARVEAVKKAIAAGKHVYVEKPTAGDLAGARELARLAREAGVKNGVVQDKLFLPGLRKLRRLVEGGFFGRILSVRGEFGYWVFEGDWQRAQRPSWNYRAEDGGGIAADMFPHWEYVLHELFGPVRTVQAHVTTHLPRRWDEAGAPYDATADDAAYGIFELAGGIVAQINSSWAVRVHRDELVEFQVDGTEGSAVAGLRGCRVQHRSATPKPVWNPDLPASEPFRAQWQDVPDNADFDNGFKAQWELFLRHVVRDEPWRWDLAAGARGVQLAELALRSSAEGRRLDVPELSP; encoded by the coding sequence GTGACACGCACGACCGTACGCATCGCCATGAACGGCGTGACCGGGCGCATGGGACACCGCCAGCACCTGGTCCGCTCCCTCCTCGCCCTGCGCGAACAGGGCGGCCTCCACCTGGCCGACGGCACCGTCGTCTGGCCGGAGCCGGTGCTCGTCGGCCGCTCCCCGCACAAGCTGCGCGCCCTGGCCGAGCGCCACGGCCTACGGGACTGGACCTGCGACCTCGACTCCGTACTGGCCGACGGCACCGTCGACCTCTACTTCGACGCCCAGGTCACCGCCGCCCGCGTCGAGGCCGTGAAGAAAGCGATTGCCGCCGGAAAGCACGTCTACGTCGAGAAGCCCACCGCCGGCGACCTCGCCGGCGCACGGGAACTGGCACGGCTGGCCCGGGAAGCCGGCGTCAAGAACGGCGTCGTCCAGGACAAGCTCTTCCTGCCCGGCCTGCGCAAGCTCCGCCGGCTCGTCGAAGGCGGTTTCTTCGGCCGCATCCTGTCCGTACGGGGCGAGTTCGGCTACTGGGTCTTCGAGGGCGACTGGCAGCGGGCGCAGCGCCCCTCCTGGAACTACCGCGCCGAGGACGGCGGCGGCATCGCGGCCGACATGTTCCCGCACTGGGAGTACGTCCTGCACGAGCTGTTCGGGCCGGTCAGGACCGTCCAGGCACACGTCACCACACACCTCCCGCGCCGCTGGGACGAGGCGGGCGCCCCGTACGACGCCACCGCCGACGACGCCGCCTACGGGATCTTCGAACTGGCCGGCGGCATCGTCGCGCAGATCAACTCCTCCTGGGCGGTGCGGGTGCACCGCGACGAACTGGTGGAGTTCCAGGTGGACGGCACCGAGGGCTCGGCCGTCGCCGGGCTCCGCGGCTGCCGGGTCCAGCACCGCTCCGCCACCCCCAAACCGGTCTGGAACCCCGACCTCCCGGCGTCCGAGCCGTTCCGTGCGCAGTGGCAGGACGTCCCCGACAACGCCGACTTCGACAACGGCTTCAAGGCCCAGTGGGAGCTGTTCCTGCGGCACGTGGTGCGCGACGAGCCGTGGCGCTGGGACCTGGCGGCCGGCGCCCGCGGCGTCCAACTGGCCGAACTGGCACTGCGTTCGTCGGCCGAGGGCCGCCGGCTGGACGTACCGGAGCTGAGCCCGTGA
- a CDS encoding dihydrodipicolinate synthase family protein, with protein MNRPATPPPLRSRTVFAAAHVVADPRADTAPDGPPVLDWDATLAFRHHLWSHGLGVAEAMDTAQRGMGLDWGAAAELIRRSAAEARAVGGLLACGAGTDQLPAHGASPADVRAAYEEQLGVVEDAGARPVLMASRQLAAAATGPEDYLEVYGHLLRQTTTPVILHWLGPMFDPALHGYWGSPDPDAATETLLRIIAAHPGKVDGVKVSLLDADREVRLRRRLPPTVRCYTGDDLHYPELIAGDDHGFSDALLGVLDPLAPLAADAVRLLDARGPDAIAAFRAVLDPTVALARHLFRAPTRYYKTGVVLLAWLAGHQSHFTMVGGLQSARSLPHLRRAHQLADALGLFPDPELAAARMRRLLAVHGMAETAPGTRPPLGDTP; from the coding sequence GTGAACCGGCCGGCCACCCCGCCCCCGCTGCGCTCCCGTACCGTCTTCGCCGCCGCCCACGTCGTCGCCGATCCCCGCGCCGACACCGCACCGGACGGCCCGCCCGTCCTCGACTGGGACGCCACCCTCGCCTTCCGGCACCACCTCTGGTCGCACGGCCTGGGCGTCGCCGAGGCGATGGACACCGCACAGCGCGGCATGGGCCTCGACTGGGGCGCCGCCGCCGAGTTGATCCGGCGCTCCGCCGCGGAGGCCCGCGCAGTCGGCGGCCTGCTCGCCTGCGGGGCGGGCACCGACCAACTGCCCGCCCACGGCGCCTCACCGGCGGACGTCCGCGCCGCCTACGAGGAGCAGCTCGGCGTCGTCGAGGACGCCGGCGCCCGCCCCGTCCTGATGGCCTCCCGCCAGCTCGCCGCGGCCGCCACCGGGCCGGAGGACTACCTGGAGGTCTACGGTCACCTGCTGCGCCAGACGACCACGCCGGTGATCCTGCACTGGCTCGGCCCGATGTTCGACCCGGCGCTGCACGGCTACTGGGGCAGCCCGGACCCCGACGCCGCCACCGAGACCCTCCTCCGGATCATCGCCGCCCACCCCGGCAAGGTGGACGGCGTCAAGGTCTCCCTGCTGGATGCCGACCGGGAAGTACGGCTGCGCCGGCGGCTGCCGCCGACCGTGCGCTGCTACACGGGCGACGACCTCCACTACCCCGAACTGATCGCCGGCGACGACCACGGCTTCAGCGACGCCCTGCTCGGCGTCCTCGACCCCCTCGCACCCCTGGCCGCCGACGCCGTCCGCCTCCTCGACGCACGGGGCCCCGACGCCATCGCCGCCTTCCGGGCCGTCCTGGACCCGACCGTCGCCCTCGCCCGGCACCTCTTCCGCGCACCCACCCGCTACTACAAGACGGGCGTCGTCCTGCTGGCCTGGCTGGCGGGCCACCAGTCCCACTTCACCATGGTCGGCGGCCTGCAGTCGGCCCGTTCCCTGCCGCACCTGCGCCGCGCCCACCAACTGGCCGACGCACTGGGACTGTTCCCCGACCCGGAGCTGGCCGCCGCCCGGATGCGCCGGCTGCTCGCGGTCCACGGGATGGCGGAGACGGCCCCTGGGACGCGGCCGCCGCTAGGAGACACCCCATGA
- a CDS encoding sugar phosphate isomerase/epimerase family protein, protein MSTGTPPPPPHSPPPAPSPPPPPSPGASALSRLSLNQETVRQWSLPELADGCARAGVHGVGLWRAPVQAYGVRAAARLVRDAGLRVTSLCRGGFFTALDPGERAAALDDNRAALDEAAALGTDTLVLVSGGLPAGSRDLPGARERVADALAELAPYAAARGVRLALEPLHPMYAADRCVVSTLAQALDLAERFPADRVGVVVDTYHLWWDDTAGPQIDRAGGAAAGARSRIAAFQLADWVTPLPEGVLLGRGQLGDGSVDLRWYRERVEAAGYRGPIEVEIFNPALWARDGADVLAEVVARFREHVG, encoded by the coding sequence ATGAGCACCGGCACACCCCCGCCCCCACCGCACTCCCCACCCCCCGCACCGTCCCCGCCACCTCCTCCGTCCCCGGGCGCGTCCGCGCTCTCCCGGCTGAGCCTCAATCAGGAGACCGTCCGGCAGTGGTCACTGCCGGAACTGGCCGACGGGTGCGCACGGGCGGGCGTCCACGGCGTGGGCCTGTGGCGGGCCCCGGTCCAGGCGTACGGGGTGCGCGCCGCCGCCCGGCTCGTACGGGACGCCGGGCTGCGGGTCACCAGCCTGTGCCGGGGCGGGTTCTTCACCGCCCTCGACCCCGGTGAGCGGGCGGCGGCACTGGACGACAACCGGGCGGCCCTCGACGAGGCGGCCGCCCTGGGGACCGACACCCTCGTCCTGGTCTCCGGCGGCCTGCCGGCCGGCAGCCGGGACCTGCCCGGCGCCCGGGAGCGGGTCGCCGACGCGCTCGCCGAGCTGGCGCCGTACGCCGCCGCGCGGGGCGTGCGGCTGGCACTCGAACCACTGCACCCGATGTACGCGGCGGACCGCTGCGTGGTCTCCACACTGGCGCAGGCGCTGGACCTCGCCGAGCGGTTCCCCGCCGACCGGGTGGGCGTCGTCGTGGACACCTACCACCTGTGGTGGGACGACACGGCCGGCCCGCAGATCGACCGCGCGGGCGGCGCGGCAGCGGGCGCCCGTTCCCGGATCGCCGCCTTCCAGCTCGCCGACTGGGTGACCCCGCTGCCCGAGGGCGTCCTCCTGGGCCGGGGGCAGTTGGGCGACGGATCGGTCGATCTGCGGTGGTACCGGGAGCGCGTCGAGGCGGCCGGCTACCGGGGGCCGATCGAGGTGGAGATCTTCAACCCGGCACTGTGGGCACGGGACGGCGCCGACGTGCTGGCCGAGGTCGTGGCCCGCTTCCGCGAGCACGTCGGATGA